In Streptomyces chartreusis NRRL 3882, the following are encoded in one genomic region:
- the metH gene encoding methionine synthase — MASLPPTPSDSRTRVSALREALASRVVVADGAMGTMLQAQDPTLEDFENLEGCNEILNLTRPDIVRSVHEAYFAVGVDCVETNTFGANHTAAAEYEISDRVHELSEAGARIAREVADEYAARDGRPRWVLGSVGPGTKLPTLGHVTYGTIRDGYQANAEGLLAGGADALLVETTQDLLQTKASVLGARRAMEATGVEVPLLCSMAFETTGTMLLGSEIGAALTALEPLGIDMIGLNCSTGPAEMSEHLRYLTRHSRIPLLCMPNAGLPILTKDGAHFPLDPEGLADAQQNFVRDYGLSLVGGCCGTTPEHLRQLVERVRDVTPSERSPQPEPGAASLYQSVPFRQDTSYLAIGERTNANGSKKFREAMLEGRWDDCVEMAREQIREGAHMLDLCVDYVGRDGVADMEELAGRFATASTLPIVLDSTEVDVIRAGLEKLGGRAVINSVNYEDGAGPESRFAKVTQLAKEHGAALIALTIDEEGQARTAEKKVEIAERLIDDLTGNWGIHEEDILVDCLTFTICTGQEESRKDGIATIEGIRELKRRHPKVQTTLGLSNISFGLNPAARILLNSVFLDECVKAGLDSAIVHASKILPIARFSEEEVQTALDLIYDRRAEGYDPLQKLMQLFEGATAKSLKAGKAEELAALPLDERLKRRIIDGERNGLEADLDEALRERPALDIVNETLLEGMKVVGELFGSGQMQLPFVLQSAEVMKTAVAHLEPHMEKTDEAGKGTIVLATVRGDVHDIGKNLVDIILTNNGYNVVNLGIKQPVSAILDAAEEHKADVIGMSGLLVKSTVIMKENLEELNTRGLAARFPVILGGAALTRAYVEQDLHEIYEGEVRYARDAFEGLRLMDALIGVKRGVPGAKLPELRQRRVRATAPAAVEERPEEGHVRSDVATDNPVPEPPFRGTRVIKGIQLKEYASWLDEGALFKGQWGLKQARTGEGPSYEELVESEGRPRLRGLLDKLQTENLLEAAVVYGYFPCVSKDDDLIILDEQGNERTRFTFPRQRRGRRLCLADFFRPEESGETDVVGLQVVTVGSRIGEETARLFEANAYRDYLELHGLSVQLAEALAEYWHARVRSELGFAGEDPDEMQGMFELKYRGARFSLGYGACPNLEDRAKIADLLQPERIGVHLSEEFQLHPEQSTDAIVIHHPEAKYFNAR, encoded by the coding sequence ATGGCCTCGTTGCCACCGACCCCTTCCGACAGCCGGACCCGTGTGTCCGCCCTCCGAGAGGCCCTGGCCAGCCGTGTGGTCGTGGCCGACGGGGCCATGGGCACCATGCTCCAGGCGCAGGACCCGACGCTCGAGGACTTCGAGAATCTCGAAGGCTGTAACGAGATCCTCAACCTGACCCGGCCGGACATCGTCCGTTCCGTCCACGAGGCGTACTTCGCGGTCGGCGTCGACTGCGTCGAGACCAACACCTTCGGCGCCAACCACACGGCCGCGGCGGAGTACGAGATCTCCGACCGGGTGCACGAGCTGTCCGAGGCGGGTGCCCGGATCGCCCGCGAGGTGGCCGACGAGTACGCCGCCCGGGACGGCCGGCCGCGCTGGGTGCTCGGCTCGGTCGGCCCGGGGACCAAGCTGCCCACGCTCGGCCACGTCACCTACGGCACCATCCGCGACGGCTACCAGGCCAACGCCGAGGGCCTGCTCGCCGGCGGCGCGGACGCGCTGCTGGTGGAGACCACCCAGGACCTGCTCCAGACGAAGGCCTCCGTCCTCGGCGCCCGCCGTGCCATGGAGGCCACCGGCGTCGAGGTGCCCCTGCTGTGCTCGATGGCCTTCGAGACCACGGGCACCATGCTGCTCGGCTCCGAGATCGGCGCGGCGCTGACCGCGCTGGAGCCCCTCGGCATCGACATGATCGGCCTGAACTGCTCCACCGGCCCGGCGGAGATGAGCGAGCACCTGCGCTATCTGACGCGACACTCGCGCATCCCGCTGCTGTGCATGCCGAACGCCGGCCTGCCGATCCTCACCAAGGACGGCGCCCACTTCCCGCTCGACCCCGAGGGCCTGGCCGACGCCCAGCAGAACTTCGTCCGGGACTACGGCCTGTCGCTGGTCGGCGGATGCTGCGGCACCACGCCGGAGCACCTGCGGCAGTTGGTGGAGCGCGTCCGGGACGTCACCCCGAGCGAGCGCAGCCCGCAGCCCGAGCCGGGCGCCGCCTCGCTCTACCAGAGCGTGCCGTTCCGGCAGGACACCTCCTACCTGGCCATCGGTGAGCGCACCAACGCCAACGGCTCGAAGAAGTTCCGCGAGGCCATGCTGGAGGGCCGCTGGGACGACTGCGTGGAGATGGCCCGCGAGCAGATCCGCGAGGGCGCGCACATGCTCGACCTGTGCGTGGACTACGTCGGCCGCGACGGCGTCGCCGACATGGAGGAGCTGGCCGGCCGCTTCGCCACCGCCTCCACGCTGCCGATCGTGCTGGACTCCACCGAGGTCGACGTGATCCGGGCCGGTCTGGAGAAGCTCGGCGGCCGGGCGGTGATCAACTCGGTGAACTACGAGGACGGCGCCGGCCCCGAGTCCCGCTTCGCCAAGGTCACCCAGCTCGCCAAGGAGCACGGCGCCGCCCTCATCGCGCTGACCATCGACGAGGAGGGCCAGGCCCGCACCGCCGAGAAGAAGGTCGAGATCGCCGAACGGCTCATCGACGACCTGACCGGCAACTGGGGCATCCACGAGGAGGACATCCTCGTCGACTGCCTGACCTTCACCATCTGCACCGGTCAGGAGGAGTCCCGCAAGGACGGCATCGCCACCATCGAGGGCATCCGCGAGCTGAAGCGGCGCCACCCGAAGGTGCAGACCACGCTCGGCCTGTCCAACATCTCCTTCGGCCTCAACCCGGCCGCCCGTATCCTGCTCAACTCCGTCTTCCTGGACGAGTGCGTCAAGGCGGGCCTGGACTCGGCGATCGTGCACGCGTCGAAGATCCTTCCGATCGCCCGCTTCAGCGAGGAGGAGGTCCAGACGGCTCTGGACCTCATCTACGACCGCCGCGCCGAGGGCTACGACCCGCTGCAGAAGCTGATGCAGCTGTTCGAGGGCGCCACCGCCAAGTCCCTCAAGGCCGGCAAGGCCGAGGAACTGGCCGCCCTGCCGCTGGACGAGCGCCTCAAGCGGCGCATCATCGACGGCGAGCGCAACGGACTCGAAGCGGACCTGGACGAGGCCCTGCGGGAGCGGCCCGCGCTCGACATCGTCAACGAGACCCTGCTGGAGGGCATGAAGGTCGTCGGCGAGCTGTTCGGCTCCGGGCAGATGCAGCTGCCGTTCGTCCTGCAGTCCGCCGAGGTGATGAAGACGGCCGTCGCCCACCTCGAACCGCACATGGAGAAGACCGACGAGGCCGGCAAGGGCACCATCGTGCTCGCCACCGTGCGCGGCGACGTGCATGACATCGGCAAGAACCTCGTCGACATCATCCTGACCAACAACGGCTACAACGTCGTCAACCTGGGCATCAAGCAGCCGGTCTCCGCGATCCTGGACGCCGCCGAGGAGCACAAGGCCGACGTCATCGGCATGTCCGGCCTCCTGGTCAAGTCCACCGTGATCATGAAGGAGAACCTGGAGGAGCTGAACACCCGCGGCCTCGCCGCCCGCTTCCCGGTCATCCTCGGCGGGGCCGCCCTCACCCGCGCCTACGTCGAGCAGGACCTGCACGAGATCTACGAGGGCGAGGTCCGCTACGCCCGCGACGCCTTCGAGGGCCTGCGCCTGATGGACGCCCTGATCGGCGTCAAGCGGGGCGTGCCGGGCGCGAAGCTGCCCGAGCTGAGGCAGCGCCGCGTGCGGGCCACCGCCCCGGCCGCCGTCGAGGAGCGCCCCGAGGAGGGGCACGTCCGCTCCGACGTCGCCACCGACAACCCCGTCCCCGAGCCGCCTTTCCGCGGCACCCGCGTGATCAAGGGCATCCAGCTCAAGGAGTACGCGAGCTGGCTCGACGAGGGCGCCCTGTTCAAGGGCCAGTGGGGCCTCAAGCAGGCCCGCACCGGCGAGGGCCCCTCCTACGAGGAACTCGTCGAGAGCGAGGGCCGGCCCCGGCTGCGCGGGCTGCTGGACAAGCTCCAGACGGAGAACCTGCTGGAGGCGGCCGTGGTCTACGGCTACTTCCCGTGCGTCTCCAAGGACGACGACCTGATCATCCTGGACGAGCAGGGCAACGAGCGCACCCGCTTCACCTTCCCGCGCCAGCGCCGCGGCCGGCGCCTGTGCCTGGCCGACTTCTTCCGCCCGGAGGAGTCCGGCGAGACGGACGTCGTGGGCCTCCAGGTCGTCACCGTCGGCTCGCGCATCGGCGAGGAGACCGCGCGGCTCTTCGAGGCCAACGCCTACCGCGACTACCTCGAACTGCACGGCCTGTCCGTGCAGCTGGCCGAGGCGCTCGCCGAGTACTGGCACGCGCGCGTGCGCTCCGAACTCGGCTTCGCGGGCGAGGACCCGGACGAGATGCAGGGCATGTTCGAGCTGAAGTACCGGGGCGCCCGCTTCTCCCTCGGCTACGGCGCCTGCCCCAACCTGGAGGACCGCGCGAAGATCGCCGACCTGCTCCAGCCGGAGCGCATCGGCGTCCACCTGTCCGAGGAGTTCCAGCTGCACCCCGAGCAGTCCACGGACGCCATCGTGATCCACCACCCGGAGGCCAAGTACTTCAACGCCCGCTGA
- a CDS encoding HAD family hydrolase, whose protein sequence is MTSTVPALGTLTAEGSALQAVLLDMDGTLVDTEGFWWDVEVEVFASLGHMLDESWRHVVVGGPMTRSAGFLIEATGADITLDELTVLLNDGFEDRIGRALPLMPGAGRLLAELYEYEIPTALVSASHRRIIDRVLTSLGAHHFSLTVAGDEVPRTKPHPDPYLAAAAGLGVDPARCAVIEDTATGVAAAEAAGCRVVAVPSVAPIAPALRRTVVTSLEEVDLTFLHGLMTEMR, encoded by the coding sequence ATGACCAGTACGGTCCCCGCGCTCGGCACCCTTACGGCCGAAGGTTCAGCTCTGCAAGCCGTGCTGCTCGACATGGACGGCACCCTGGTGGACACGGAGGGCTTCTGGTGGGACGTCGAGGTCGAGGTCTTCGCCTCCCTCGGCCACATGCTCGACGAGTCCTGGCGCCATGTCGTGGTCGGCGGCCCCATGACCCGCAGCGCGGGGTTCCTGATCGAGGCCACCGGCGCGGACATCACCCTCGACGAGCTCACCGTGCTCCTCAACGACGGCTTCGAGGACCGCATCGGCCGTGCCCTGCCGCTGATGCCCGGAGCCGGCCGGCTGCTGGCCGAGCTGTACGAGTACGAGATCCCCACGGCCCTGGTCTCCGCCTCGCACCGGCGCATCATCGACCGGGTGCTGACCTCCCTGGGCGCCCACCACTTCAGCCTCACGGTGGCCGGTGACGAGGTGCCGCGCACCAAGCCCCATCCCGACCCGTACCTGGCGGCCGCCGCCGGACTCGGCGTCGACCCCGCCCGGTGCGCCGTCATCGAGGACACCGCGACCGGAGTCGCCGCCGCCGAGGCCGCGGGCTGCCGGGTCGTGGCGGTGCCCTCCGTGGCCCCCATCGCACCGGCCTTGAGGCGCACGGTCGTCACGTCTCTCGAAGAGGTCGACCTGACATTTCTGCACGGCCTGATGACGGAAATGCGCTAG
- a CDS encoding ABC transporter substrate-binding protein has protein sequence MNIRNQWPVLPIVAGLASGLLTGCGTETGDSAGDGSNVVVGMSDDVLATDPASGYDPGSWLLFNNVFQSLLSFPKGATEPQPEAAESCAFSDTQTTVYKCTLKDGLKFSNGDELTSEDVKFSFDRMLKINDPDGPAIMFPTLEKVETPDEKTVVFRLNTADATFPSKIASGAGSIVDHREYDADGLREDGKAVGSGPYQLDSIDDEQAVFSVNENYKGTAEVKNTGVTLKFFDGDQTALKQAIQAGDVDIAYRGLTAGDIADMEKADNGTGVEVVEGSSAEVQHLVFNMNDPVAGKTGVRKAIAHLLDREALIKDVYQGTATPLYSIIPAGIAGHNTAFFDTYGARPSKSKAAEALRADGITGKVKLTLWSTPSRYGPATDQELNAIAGQLNASGLFDADVKSVPFGQYEKDIAAGKYGVYVKGWVPDYPDADNFTAPFFGKGNVLGNNYDNSTITGTLIPRTAALTNRAGTDKEFGELQDIVADELPVLPVWQAKQYAVVRDGVYGLEYCLDASTVFRFWELSKDV, from the coding sequence GTGAACATTCGCAACCAGTGGCCGGTCCTGCCCATCGTGGCGGGGCTCGCCTCCGGCCTGCTGACCGGCTGTGGCACGGAGACCGGAGACTCCGCGGGGGACGGCTCCAACGTCGTGGTGGGGATGTCCGACGACGTCCTGGCCACGGACCCGGCCTCCGGCTACGACCCCGGCTCCTGGCTGTTGTTCAACAACGTCTTCCAGTCGCTGCTCAGCTTCCCCAAGGGCGCCACGGAACCCCAGCCGGAGGCCGCCGAGAGCTGCGCCTTCAGCGACACGCAGACCACGGTCTACAAGTGCACGCTGAAGGACGGCCTCAAGTTCAGCAACGGTGACGAGCTCACCTCCGAGGACGTCAAGTTCTCCTTCGACCGCATGCTGAAGATCAACGACCCCGACGGGCCCGCGATCATGTTCCCCACGCTGGAGAAGGTCGAGACGCCGGACGAGAAGACGGTCGTCTTCCGGCTCAACACGGCCGACGCCACCTTCCCGAGCAAGATCGCCTCCGGCGCCGGCTCCATCGTCGACCACCGCGAGTACGACGCGGACGGGCTGCGCGAGGACGGCAAGGCCGTCGGCTCCGGCCCCTACCAGCTCGACTCGATCGACGACGAGCAGGCCGTCTTCTCCGTCAACGAGAACTACAAGGGCACCGCCGAGGTGAAGAACACCGGCGTGACGCTCAAGTTCTTCGACGGCGACCAGACCGCCCTGAAGCAGGCGATCCAGGCCGGGGACGTCGACATCGCCTACCGCGGCCTGACCGCCGGCGACATCGCGGACATGGAGAAGGCCGACAACGGCACCGGCGTGGAGGTCGTTGAGGGCAGCAGCGCCGAGGTCCAGCACCTGGTGTTCAACATGAACGACCCGGTCGCCGGAAAGACCGGCGTGCGCAAGGCCATCGCCCACCTGCTCGACCGCGAAGCCCTCATCAAGGACGTCTACCAGGGCACCGCGACCCCGCTGTACTCGATCATCCCGGCGGGGATCGCCGGCCACAACACGGCCTTCTTCGACACCTACGGCGCCCGCCCCTCCAAGTCCAAGGCGGCCGAGGCGCTGCGCGCCGACGGCATCACCGGCAAGGTGAAGCTGACCCTGTGGTCGACGCCGTCCCGCTACGGCCCCGCCACCGACCAGGAGCTGAACGCCATCGCCGGCCAGCTCAACGCCAGCGGCCTGTTCGACGCCGACGTCAAGTCCGTCCCCTTCGGCCAGTACGAGAAGGACATCGCCGCCGGCAAGTACGGCGTCTACGTGAAGGGCTGGGTGCCCGACTACCCGGACGCCGACAACTTCACGGCCCCGTTCTTCGGCAAGGGCAACGTGCTGGGCAACAACTACGACAACAGCACCATCACCGGCACGCTCATCCCGCGCACGGCCGCCCTGACCAACCGCGCCGGCACCGACAAGGAGTTCGGCGAGCTCCAGGACATCGTCGCCGACGAACTGCCGGTCCTGCCCGTGTGGCAGGCCAAGCAGTACGCGGTCGTCCGTGACGGCGTCTACGGACTGGAGTACTGCCTCGACGCGTCCACCGTGTTCCGCTTCTGGGAGCTGAGCAAGGACGTCTGA
- a CDS encoding response regulator has product MAIRVLLVDDQPLLRTGFRMILEAEQDLAVVGEAGDGLQALDQVRALQPDVVLMDIRMPRMDGVEATRQITGPGRDGPAKVLVLTTFDLDEYVVEALRAGASGFLLKDAPANELVQAIRVVAAGEAMLAPSITRRLLDKYATHLPSGEEPVPDTLHTLTDREVEVLKLVARGLSNAEIAADLFVSETTVKTHVGHVLTKLGLRDRVQAAVYAYESGLVRPGAQ; this is encoded by the coding sequence GTGGCCATCCGCGTCCTACTGGTCGACGACCAGCCGCTGCTCCGCACGGGCTTCCGGATGATCCTGGAGGCCGAGCAGGACCTCGCGGTCGTCGGCGAGGCCGGAGACGGCCTCCAGGCGCTCGACCAGGTGCGGGCGCTGCAGCCCGATGTGGTCCTGATGGACATCCGCATGCCGCGGATGGACGGTGTGGAGGCGACCCGGCAGATCACCGGTCCCGGGCGGGACGGCCCGGCGAAGGTCCTGGTGCTGACCACCTTCGACCTCGACGAGTACGTGGTGGAGGCGCTGCGGGCCGGTGCCAGCGGCTTCCTGCTGAAGGACGCTCCGGCCAACGAGCTGGTGCAGGCGATCCGGGTCGTGGCCGCGGGCGAGGCGATGCTCGCGCCGAGCATCACCAGGCGGCTGCTCGACAAGTACGCCACGCATCTGCCGTCGGGCGAGGAGCCGGTGCCGGACACGCTGCACACGCTCACCGACCGCGAGGTCGAGGTGCTGAAGCTGGTGGCGCGCGGGCTGTCCAACGCCGAGATCGCCGCGGACCTGTTCGTCAGCGAGACCACCGTCAAGACGCACGTCGGGCACGTGCTCACCAAGCTGGGCCTGCGCGACCGCGTGCAGGCCGCGGTGTACGCGTACGAGAGCGGGCTGGTGCGCCCCGGCGCGCAGTAG
- a CDS encoding IclR family transcriptional regulator, producing the protein MARNIQSLERAAAMLRLLAGGERRLGLSDIASSLGLAKGTAHGILRTLQQEGFVEQDDTSGRYQLGAELLRLGTTYLDVHELRARALVWTDDLARSSGESVYLGVLHQQGVLIVHHVFRPDDSRQVLEIGAMQPLHSTALGKVLSAYDPVAHSEALEADRKAFTDRTVCEPEDFEHLLDLTRARGYAADVEETWEGVASLAAPIHDRRRMPVGAVGITGAVERLCRPDEEGALRPELIAAVRDCARAVSRDLGAGRF; encoded by the coding sequence ATGGCACGGAACATCCAGTCGCTCGAACGGGCGGCCGCGATGCTGCGGCTGCTCGCGGGCGGCGAGCGGCGGCTCGGCCTGTCGGACATCGCCTCGTCGCTGGGCCTGGCCAAGGGCACCGCCCACGGCATCCTGCGCACCCTCCAGCAGGAGGGCTTCGTGGAGCAGGACGACACCTCCGGGCGCTACCAGCTCGGCGCGGAGCTGCTGCGCCTGGGCACCACCTACCTCGATGTGCACGAGCTGCGGGCGCGCGCCCTGGTGTGGACCGACGACCTGGCCCGGTCCAGCGGCGAGAGCGTGTACCTGGGCGTCCTGCACCAGCAGGGCGTGCTGATCGTGCACCACGTCTTCCGGCCCGACGACAGCCGGCAGGTCCTGGAGATCGGCGCCATGCAGCCGCTGCACTCGACGGCGCTGGGCAAGGTGCTCTCGGCCTACGACCCGGTGGCGCACAGCGAGGCCCTGGAGGCCGACCGCAAGGCGTTCACCGACCGGACCGTGTGCGAGCCGGAGGACTTCGAGCACCTCCTCGACCTCACCCGCGCGCGCGGTTACGCGGCGGACGTCGAGGAGACCTGGGAGGGCGTGGCCTCCCTCGCCGCGCCCATCCACGACCGGCGGCGCATGCCGGTCGGCGCGGTCGGCATCACGGGCGCCGTGGAGCGGCTGTGCCGGCCCGACGAGGAGGGCGCGCTGCGCCCCGAGCTGATCGCGGCGGTCCGGGACTGCGCCCGCGCGGTGTCGCGGGACCTGGGCGCCGGGCGGTTCTGA
- a CDS encoding MIP/aquaporin family protein → MSSSDIFIGETIGTAILILLGGGVCAAVTLKASKARNAGWLAITFGWGFAVLTAVYTSAPLSGAHLNPAVTLAIAIKDGDWKNVPVYWAGQLLGAMIGAALVWIAYYGQFQAHLTDREIVGGPGAQDTTAKAVEAQEKGAGPVLGIFSTGPEVRVAWQNLATEIIGTIVLVLAVLTQGLNDKGNGLGTLGALITALVVVSIGLSLGGPTGYAINPARDLGPRIVHALLPLPNKGGSDWGYAWVPVVGPLIGGAIAAGIYNVAFA, encoded by the coding sequence GTGTCCAGCTCCGACATCTTCATCGGCGAGACCATCGGTACCGCCATACTCATCCTCCTCGGCGGCGGAGTCTGCGCCGCCGTCACGCTGAAGGCTTCCAAGGCCCGCAACGCCGGCTGGCTCGCCATCACCTTCGGGTGGGGCTTCGCGGTGCTCACGGCGGTCTACACGTCGGCGCCGCTGTCCGGCGCCCATCTGAACCCGGCCGTGACCCTGGCGATCGCGATCAAGGACGGCGACTGGAAGAACGTCCCGGTCTACTGGGCCGGACAGCTCCTCGGCGCCATGATCGGTGCCGCCCTGGTCTGGATCGCCTACTACGGCCAGTTCCAGGCCCACCTCACCGACCGGGAGATCGTCGGCGGTCCGGGCGCGCAGGACACCACGGCCAAGGCCGTCGAGGCCCAGGAGAAGGGCGCCGGCCCCGTGCTGGGCATCTTCTCCACCGGGCCCGAGGTCCGGGTCGCCTGGCAGAACCTCGCCACGGAGATCATCGGCACCATCGTGCTGGTGCTGGCCGTGCTCACCCAGGGCCTGAACGACAAGGGCAACGGCCTGGGCACGCTGGGCGCGCTGATCACCGCGCTCGTGGTGGTGTCCATCGGCCTCTCCCTCGGCGGCCCGACGGGTTACGCGATCAACCCGGCCCGTGACCTCGGTCCGCGTATCGTGCACGCCCTGCTGCCCCTGCCCAACAAGGGCGGCTCCGACTGGGGCTACGCCTGGGTCCCGGTGGTCGGTCCGCTGATCGGCGGCGCCATCGCGGCAGGCATCTACAACGTCGCATTCGCCTAG
- a CDS encoding ABC transporter substrate-binding protein, translated as MNRKTLVLPAVIGLLAPVLAACGGSDSGSDNGDAIVVGTTDRFTASKDAPAPLDPAYAYDVGTWNILRQTVQTLMIQPRGEGEPVPEAAERCGFTDTGNERYACTLRDGLKFANGDPVTAADVKYSIDRARSLKADSGVFALLSTIDTVETQGDREVVFHLKTADATFPYKLSTPVAGIVDPDDYPKNKLRDGFDIQGSGPYTMKADVENGQLVKAEFTRNSRYKGSLKVNNGKVEMVSFKDADSMGEALNKGDIDLMTRAMSPEQIRKLSGDADTDIDLVEMPGLEIRYLGFNTDAPTVKSKAVRQAMAQVVNRSELVSKVYGSQAEPLYSLVPASITGHSNSFFNRYGDPNVTKARALLNQANVTTPVKLTLHYTTDHYGPATKQEFEVLRDQLNSSGLFDVSIKGTPWDAFRPAEKKGEYDVYGMGWFPDFPDADNFLAPFLDKDNTLGSPYDNRRIRNTLIPESRREADRLSASTSLTDIQDIVASDVPVLPLWQGKQYVAARDDITGTAYALNSSSTLQLWELGRGVSG; from the coding sequence ATGAACCGCAAGACTTTGGTGCTGCCGGCCGTGATCGGCCTGCTCGCGCCGGTGCTCGCCGCCTGCGGCGGGTCCGACAGCGGGAGCGACAACGGCGACGCGATCGTCGTCGGCACCACGGACCGGTTCACCGCCTCGAAGGACGCCCCCGCGCCCCTCGACCCGGCGTACGCCTACGACGTCGGCACCTGGAACATCCTGCGCCAGACCGTGCAGACCCTGATGATCCAGCCGCGCGGTGAGGGCGAGCCGGTACCCGAGGCCGCCGAACGGTGCGGCTTCACCGACACCGGCAACGAGCGCTACGCCTGCACCCTGCGCGACGGCCTGAAGTTCGCGAACGGCGACCCCGTCACCGCGGCCGACGTCAAGTACTCCATCGACCGCGCCCGTTCCCTCAAGGCCGACAGCGGCGTGTTCGCGCTGCTGTCCACCATCGACACCGTCGAGACGCAGGGCGACCGCGAGGTCGTCTTCCACCTCAAGACCGCCGACGCGACCTTCCCGTACAAGCTGTCGACCCCGGTCGCCGGCATCGTCGACCCCGACGACTACCCGAAGAACAAGCTGCGCGACGGCTTCGACATCCAGGGCTCCGGCCCGTACACCATGAAAGCCGACGTCGAGAACGGCCAGCTGGTCAAGGCCGAGTTCACCCGGAACTCCCGCTACAAGGGGAGCCTGAAGGTGAACAACGGCAAGGTCGAGATGGTCTCCTTCAAGGACGCCGACTCCATGGGCGAGGCCCTGAACAAGGGCGACATCGACCTGATGACCCGTGCCATGTCGCCGGAGCAGATCCGCAAGCTCTCCGGTGACGCGGACACCGACATCGACCTCGTCGAGATGCCCGGCCTGGAGATCCGGTACCTGGGCTTCAACACCGACGCCCCGACCGTGAAGTCCAAGGCCGTACGCCAGGCGATGGCCCAGGTCGTCAACCGCAGCGAACTGGTCTCCAAGGTCTACGGCTCCCAGGCCGAGCCGCTGTACTCGCTCGTCCCCGCCAGCATCACCGGCCACTCCAACTCGTTCTTCAACAGGTACGGCGACCCGAACGTCACCAAGGCCCGCGCCCTGCTGAACCAGGCGAACGTCACCACCCCGGTGAAGCTCACGCTGCACTACACGACCGACCACTACGGTCCGGCCACCAAGCAGGAGTTCGAGGTCCTCCGCGACCAGCTGAACTCCAGCGGCCTGTTCGACGTCAGCATCAAGGGCACGCCGTGGGACGCCTTCCGCCCGGCCGAGAAGAAGGGCGAGTACGACGTCTACGGCATGGGCTGGTTCCCGGACTTCCCGGACGCCGACAACTTCCTCGCGCCGTTCCTGGACAAGGACAACACCCTCGGCTCGCCGTACGACAACAGGCGGATCCGCAACACCCTGATCCCGGAGTCCCGCCGGGAGGCGGACCGGCTGTCCGCCTCCACCAGCCTGACGGACATTCAGGACATCGTCGCCTCCGACGTGCCGGTGCTGCCGCTGTGGCAGGGCAAGCAGTACGTCGCCGCGCGCGACGACATCACGGGTACCGCGTACGCCCTCAACTCCTCGTCGACGCTCCAGCTGTGGGAGCTCGGCCGGGGCGTGAGTGGCTGA
- a CDS encoding RecB family exonuclease, with the protein METSTEGAAQPDSSPAAAEDPPVPAGPVEAVIETAVETAGETARPAVPPASLSPSRASDFMQCPLLYRFRVIDRLPEKPSEAATRGTLVHAVLERLFDAPAAERTAPRAKSLIPGQWDRLRQTRPEVVELFADDPEGERLARWLGEAEQLVERWFTLEDPSRLEPAERELFVEAELESGLRLRGIIDRVDVAPTGEVRIVDYKTGKAPRPEYSEGALFQMKFYALVVWRLKNVVPRRLQLVYLGSGQVLTYDPVLADLERVERKLLALWEAIRLATETGDWRPRPTKLCGWCDHQAHCPEFGGTPPPYPLPLRVTGQGG; encoded by the coding sequence ATGGAGACGAGCACCGAGGGCGCGGCGCAGCCCGACAGCAGCCCTGCCGCGGCGGAGGACCCGCCGGTCCCGGCCGGGCCCGTGGAGGCGGTCATCGAGACGGCGGTGGAGACGGCGGGCGAGACCGCGCGACCGGCCGTACCGCCCGCCTCGCTGTCCCCCTCGCGTGCCAGTGACTTCATGCAGTGCCCGCTGCTCTACCGCTTCCGGGTCATCGACCGGCTGCCGGAGAAGCCGAGCGAGGCGGCGACCAGGGGCACGCTGGTGCACGCGGTGCTGGAGCGCCTCTTCGACGCCCCGGCGGCCGAGCGCACGGCGCCCCGGGCGAAGTCGCTGATCCCGGGGCAATGGGACCGGTTGCGTCAGACGCGGCCGGAGGTCGTGGAGCTCTTCGCCGACGACCCCGAGGGCGAGCGGCTGGCGCGCTGGCTGGGCGAGGCCGAGCAGCTCGTCGAGCGCTGGTTCACCCTGGAGGACCCCAGCCGGCTGGAGCCGGCCGAGCGGGAGCTGTTCGTCGAGGCCGAGCTGGAGTCCGGGCTGCGGCTGCGCGGCATCATCGACCGGGTCGACGTGGCGCCCACGGGCGAGGTCCGGATCGTCGACTACAAGACGGGCAAGGCGCCCAGGCCCGAGTACTCCGAGGGCGCCCTGTTCCAGATGAAGTTCTACGCCCTCGTCGTCTGGCGGCTGAAGAACGTGGTCCCGAGGCGGCTCCAGCTGGTCTATCTCGGCAGCGGCCAGGTGCTGACGTACGACCCGGTCCTCGCCGACCTGGAGCGGGTCGAGCGCAAGCTGCTCGCGCTGTGGGAGGCGATCCGGCTGGCGACCGAGACGGGCGACTGGCGGCCGCGTCCCACGAAGTTGTGCGGCTGGTGCGACCACCAGGCCCACTGCCCGGAGTTCGGCGGCACTCCCCCGCCGTACCCGCTGCCGCTGCGGGTGACCGGCCAGGGCGGCTGA